Proteins co-encoded in one Quercus robur chromosome 8, dhQueRobu3.1, whole genome shotgun sequence genomic window:
- the LOC126696195 gene encoding uncharacterized protein LOC126696195, with protein MEIEVESWKMYFDGAINHNESGIGVLLISPKGTHIPFSGRLNFPATNNANEYEACIMGLRAALGLRVKELEVYKDSALIISQIQNKWKIKEEKLKPYHDVFRDALAIMASMMDGPKEDETRPIVVEQKEEPGYCMTIEEDERKSGEGEWYSDILQYLKDGTYPPFADKNDQLTIRKLSTNYIICGERLYRRSYNVIHLLYVTTNEA; from the exons ATGGAAATTGAAGTAGAATCATGGAAGATGTACTTCGATGGAGCAATAAATCATAACGaaagtggaattggagttctcttaatttctccaaaagggACACACATCCCATTTTCTGGTAGGCTCAACTTTCCTGCCACCAACAACGCCAATGAATATGAAGCTTGTATCATGGGACTACGAGCAGCCCTAGGCCTAAGGGTGAAAGAGTTGGAGGTGTATAAAGACTCAGCCTTGATCATCTCCCAGATTCAGAATAAatggaagatcaaagaagaaaaactgaAGCCTTATCATGATGTCTTCAGAG ATGCTTTAGCAATCATGGCATCCATGATGGATGGACCTAAGGAAGATGAAACAAGACCGATAGTGGTGGAACAAAAAGAGGAACCAGGTTATTGCATGACaatagaagaagatgaaagaaagAGTGGAGAAGGTGAATGGTATTCAGACATCCTACAATACCTCAAGGATGGGACATACCCACCATTTGCAGATAAGAATGACCAATTGACCATCAGGAAGCTGTCTACTAATTACATTATTTGTGGTGAAAGGCTTTACAGAAGATCATATAATGTAATTCATCTCCTTTATGTAACTACCAATGAAGCATAG